One window of the Paenibacillus beijingensis genome contains the following:
- a CDS encoding anti-sigma-F factor Fin family protein produces MAVHYICRHCKSNLGSIGSDVRVTEHQLGFDFLTPEERSDIIAYDLSGDVRVNVVCEYCSEALENNPELLLVSSPLQ; encoded by the coding sequence ATGGCTGTACATTACATTTGCCGGCATTGCAAATCGAATCTCGGTTCCATCGGCAGCGACGTTCGGGTTACGGAGCATCAGCTTGGCTTCGATTTCTTGACCCCCGAGGAACGCAGCGATATAATAGCGTATGACCTGAGCGGAGACGTGCGGGTGAATGTAGTATGCGAGTACTGCAGCGAAGCGCTGGAGAACAACCCCGAACTGCTGCTGGTATCGAGTCCGCTGCAGTAA
- the glmU gene encoding bifunctional UDP-N-acetylglucosamine diphosphorylase/glucosamine-1-phosphate N-acetyltransferase GlmU, with protein MNVMAVVLAAGQGKRMKSKLYKVLHPVCGKPMVGHVLEAVKGASCKRTVVVVGHGAEAVQSYLGDAAEYALQEQQLGTGHAVRQTESLLGGEEGTTIVICGDTPLVTAETIRAMLELHQTSGAAATVLTAALDDPTGYGRVIRGDSGVERIVEQKDCTLEEAAVNEINTGTYCFDNRKLFAALGEVTSNNAQGEFYLTDVIGIFRRAGEGVEGLCLSDNAEAIGVNDRIALSEAERLMRERIVRKHQVNGVTVIDPASTYIEAGVKIGADTVVYPGTVLRGETVIGEDCIIGPQADIERSVIGSGVSVRYSVINESVVGDESAVGPYANLRPGSKLGKEVKIGDFVELKNATLDDGTKVSHLSYVGDAVVGKDVNIGCGAITVNYDGFNKSKTVIGDGAFVGSNVNLIAPVTIGDGAYVVAGSTITSDVPGGDLAIARERQVNKPGYADKIRARAKAKKERAGK; from the coding sequence TTGAACGTTATGGCGGTTGTGCTTGCGGCCGGACAAGGCAAGCGGATGAAATCGAAACTGTACAAGGTGCTGCACCCGGTTTGCGGCAAGCCGATGGTCGGTCATGTGCTTGAAGCGGTAAAGGGAGCGTCCTGCAAACGGACGGTCGTCGTCGTCGGACACGGAGCGGAAGCGGTGCAAAGCTACCTCGGGGATGCGGCGGAATACGCGCTGCAGGAACAGCAGCTCGGTACGGGCCACGCGGTGCGCCAGACCGAATCGCTGCTGGGCGGCGAGGAAGGCACAACGATCGTCATTTGCGGCGATACGCCGCTTGTAACGGCGGAGACGATTCGCGCGATGCTGGAGCTGCATCAGACGAGCGGCGCGGCGGCAACCGTGCTGACGGCGGCGTTAGACGACCCGACGGGTTACGGACGCGTCATTCGCGGGGATAGCGGCGTGGAGCGCATCGTCGAGCAGAAGGACTGTACGCTGGAGGAAGCGGCGGTTAACGAAATCAATACGGGGACGTACTGCTTCGATAACCGCAAGCTGTTCGCGGCGCTGGGCGAAGTGACGAGCAACAACGCGCAGGGCGAATTTTATTTGACCGATGTGATCGGCATCTTCCGCCGGGCGGGCGAAGGAGTGGAAGGGCTCTGCCTGTCCGACAACGCTGAAGCGATCGGCGTCAACGACCGCATTGCGCTGTCCGAGGCGGAGCGGCTGATGCGGGAGCGTATCGTCAGAAAGCATCAGGTGAACGGCGTAACCGTTATCGATCCGGCATCCACTTACATCGAAGCGGGCGTTAAGATCGGAGCGGATACGGTCGTATACCCCGGAACGGTGCTGCGCGGGGAGACGGTCATCGGCGAAGACTGCATCATCGGACCGCAGGCCGACATTGAGCGATCGGTCATCGGAAGCGGCGTGAGCGTCCGTTATTCCGTCATCAACGAATCGGTCGTGGGCGATGAAAGCGCGGTAGGTCCGTACGCGAACTTAAGGCCGGGCTCCAAACTGGGTAAAGAAGTGAAAATCGGCGATTTTGTCGAGCTGAAGAACGCGACGCTTGACGACGGAACCAAAGTTTCCCATCTCAGTTATGTGGGCGACGCGGTCGTGGGCAAAGACGTCAATATCGGCTGCGGTGCCATTACCGTCAATTATGACGGCTTCAATAAATCGAAAACGGTCATCGGCGACGGCGCTTTTGTAGGCAGCAACGTCAATCTGATCGCGCCGGTGACGATTGGCGACGGCGCCTACGTCGTTGCCGGCTCCACGATCACGAGCGACGTGCCGGGAGGCGATCTGGCCATCGCCCGCGAACGCCAGGTAAACAAGCCGGGCTACGCGGACAAAATCCGCGCGCGCGCCAAGGCGAAGAAAGAGCGGGCGGGCAAGTAG
- the pth gene encoding aminoacyl-tRNA hydrolase: MKWIVGLGNPGAAYEDTRHNIGFKVIDALAERWNIKVKDSKCRGLLGEGNVRGTKVVLLKPMTYMNLSGESVRALMDYFKSPLEDGLIIYDDMDTATGSIRLRYQGGPGGHNGIKSIIQHTGTQQFNRIRMGVSRPQHPGVNIADYVLSNFPKSEREAVGSMIDAACEASEFSLANTFEHTMGKFNK, translated from the coding sequence ATGAAATGGATTGTAGGGCTCGGCAATCCCGGAGCCGCTTACGAAGATACGCGTCACAATATCGGATTCAAAGTGATCGACGCGCTGGCCGAGCGCTGGAACATAAAAGTGAAAGACAGCAAATGCCGGGGGCTGCTGGGCGAAGGCAACGTGCGGGGAACGAAGGTGGTGCTGCTCAAGCCGATGACCTATATGAACTTGTCCGGAGAGTCGGTACGCGCGCTGATGGACTATTTCAAGTCGCCGCTGGAAGACGGCCTTATTATTTATGACGACATGGATACGGCAACGGGATCGATCCGTTTGCGCTATCAGGGCGGACCGGGGGGCCATAACGGCATCAAATCGATTATCCAGCATACCGGAACGCAGCAGTTCAACCGGATCCGGATGGGCGTCTCCCGCCCGCAGCATCCAGGCGTCAACATCGCCGATTACGTGCTGTCCAATTTTCCGAAGAGCGAGCGCGAGGCGGTCGGCTCGATGATCGACGCCGCTTGCGAAGCGTCGGAGTTTTCACTGGCCAACACGTTTGAGCATACGATGGGGAAGTTTAATAAATAG
- the spoVG gene encoding septation regulator SpoVG, with protein MQITDVRLRRVNSEGRMKAIASITIDNEFVVHDIRVIDGNNGMFVAMPSKRTPDGEFRDIAHPISSTTREKIQAAVLAEYERAATDDAVAIEEGA; from the coding sequence GTGCAAATTACCGATGTCAGACTCCGCCGCGTAAATTCGGAGGGACGCATGAAGGCCATCGCTTCCATTACCATTGACAATGAATTTGTTGTTCATGACATCCGCGTGATCGACGGAAACAATGGGATGTTTGTTGCGATGCCGAGCAAGCGTACGCCGGATGGAGAATTCCGGGATATCGCCCATCCAATTTCTTCTACGACCCGGGAGAAAATCCAGGCAGCCGTTCTTGCAGAGTACGAACGTGCGGCAACCGATGATGCGGTTGCGATTGAAGAAGGCGCCTAA
- the purR gene encoding pur operon repressor, which translates to MKKLKRSARLVEMTQYLLNRPHTLISLTAFADRYQSAKSSISEDLAIIKEVFEEEGIGELHTLAGAAGGVKYIPKMTTTAAVSIMHNIFRQLEQPERVLPGGYLYMTDMLGQPELLHDVGRIFATAFADRSIDVIMTVETKGIPLAYATATCLNLPVVIVRRDNKVTEGSAVSINYVSGSNKRIQTMSLARRALKERSRVLIIDDFMKAGGTVQGMMDLLYEFNATVAGVGVFVESGEVGSEDRLLEDYISLAKLTAVDMKTKQTTVVLGNYFDDKV; encoded by the coding sequence GTGAAGAAGCTAAAGCGCAGCGCAAGATTGGTTGAGATGACTCAATACCTGTTAAACCGCCCCCATACGTTAATTTCGCTTACAGCGTTCGCCGATCGTTATCAATCCGCCAAATCGTCGATCAGCGAGGATTTGGCGATTATTAAAGAGGTTTTCGAAGAAGAAGGCATCGGTGAACTGCACACGCTCGCCGGAGCGGCCGGCGGGGTTAAATATATACCGAAGATGACGACCACAGCGGCGGTCTCGATTATGCACAACATCTTTCGCCAGCTGGAACAGCCGGAGCGCGTCCTGCCGGGCGGCTATCTGTATATGACGGATATGCTCGGACAGCCGGAGCTGCTGCACGATGTCGGGCGCATCTTTGCCACCGCTTTCGCCGACCGCAGCATCGATGTCATTATGACCGTCGAAACGAAAGGCATTCCGCTTGCCTACGCGACCGCGACCTGCCTGAATCTGCCGGTTGTCATCGTGCGCCGGGACAACAAGGTGACCGAAGGGTCGGCGGTGAGCATCAACTATGTTTCCGGCTCCAATAAACGGATCCAGACGATGTCGCTGGCCCGCCGCGCGCTGAAGGAACGTTCCCGCGTCCTTATTATCGACGACTTCATGAAAGCGGGCGGTACCGTGCAGGGGATGATGGATTTGCTCTACGAGTTTAATGCCACGGTTGCCGGGGTCGGCGTGTTTGTGGAATCCGGAGAAGTCGGCAGCGAGGACCGGCTGCTGGAAGATTATATTTCGCTGGCGAAGCTGACCGCCGTCGATATGAAGACGAAACAAACGACGGTTGTGCTCGGCAATTATTTTGACGATAAAGTGTAA
- a CDS encoding 50S ribosomal protein L25, with translation MSLSMTAEHRPVGTKGSLHQLRKQGKVPAVVYGKNIQGSAPLAIEEKELLALLRSHPHAVIDIEVPGSGKQPVMVTDVQRDPLTRQVLHIDLHQINMNEEVKTQVRLELTGDSAGVREGGVLSLLQHDIEIQCLPANIPEAIEVDVSALDIGDMLHVSDLKLPANVQAVSVPDLAVVSVMAPQKDLTAEEAEDAAVEEKEADSRAEEAELEETKSL, from the coding sequence ATGTCGTTATCCATGACAGCCGAGCATCGTCCCGTCGGCACGAAAGGCAGTCTCCATCAGTTAAGAAAGCAGGGAAAGGTGCCTGCAGTCGTCTATGGCAAAAACATTCAAGGTTCGGCGCCGCTTGCGATTGAGGAGAAGGAACTGCTGGCGCTGCTGCGTTCCCATCCCCACGCCGTCATCGACATTGAGGTTCCGGGTTCCGGCAAACAGCCGGTGATGGTGACGGACGTTCAGCGGGATCCGCTGACGCGGCAGGTGCTGCATATCGATCTTCACCAGATCAATATGAACGAAGAAGTGAAGACGCAGGTGCGTTTGGAATTAACCGGCGATTCCGCAGGCGTGCGCGAAGGCGGCGTGTTGTCCCTGCTGCAGCACGATATTGAGATTCAGTGCTTGCCGGCCAACATACCGGAGGCGATCGAAGTGGACGTTTCGGCGCTCGACATCGGCGATATGCTGCACGTGAGCGATTTGAAGCTGCCGGCGAATGTACAAGCCGTCTCTGTTCCGGATCTCGCCGTTGTAAGCGTCATGGCGCCGCAGAAAGATCTTACCGCAGAGGAAGCGGAAGATGCCGCTGTGGAAGAGAAGGAAGCCGACTCCCGCGCCGAAGAGGCGGAGCTGGAAGAAACGAAGTCGCTATAA
- a CDS encoding small, acid-soluble spore protein, alpha/beta type — protein MSRRRRSVMSEQLKNELAKDLGFYHTVQQEGWGGIRAKDAGNMVKRAIQLAEQSAAKNQR, from the coding sequence ATGAGCCGCAGACGTCGCAGCGTGATGTCCGAACAATTGAAGAATGAGCTCGCGAAAGATCTCGGATTTTACCATACCGTCCAGCAGGAAGGCTGGGGCGGGATTCGCGCCAAAGACGCCGGCAATATGGTGAAGCGCGCCATTCAGCTGGCGGAACAATCGGCGGCCAAGAATCAGCGGTAA
- the yabG gene encoding sporulation peptidase YabG: protein MKQGDLVIRSSYGGDVVFRIESLFANSAVIKGIDYRLLADAPVADLSIVDDPDQTAASRQVRLKVYETTKRMREGMAQQSLEADFNRRDSSPDASSSSYFEIPGKVLHLDGDPNYMRKSMELYTQLRVPAHGIYAHESQMADLLYRMLPQVKPDIVVITGHDGLLKHRRSTELYSLSSYKNSQHFVNAVGVAREYEKNKDGLIVVAGACQSHYEALLQSGSNFASSPGRILIHALDPVYIAIKASYTSIREPVQLGDVIQGTISGIDGIGGIETLGRYRIGLPKPKMSAVSETQSFSAAGPQPSGPSMVNPAVPPQAVPVQAPYPPYAPKPNSYYV, encoded by the coding sequence ATGAAGCAGGGAGATTTGGTCATCCGCAGCTCATACGGCGGGGACGTTGTTTTTCGAATCGAGTCGTTATTCGCCAATTCCGCTGTCATTAAAGGGATCGACTACCGTTTGCTTGCGGATGCTCCGGTTGCCGATTTGTCGATTGTGGACGATCCGGATCAGACGGCTGCGTCGCGGCAGGTGCGGTTGAAAGTATACGAGACGACGAAGCGGATGCGCGAGGGCATGGCACAGCAGTCTTTGGAAGCCGATTTTAACCGCCGTGACAGCTCGCCGGACGCTTCCAGCTCGTCTTATTTTGAAATACCCGGTAAAGTGCTTCATCTGGACGGGGACCCGAATTATATGCGAAAAAGTATGGAGCTGTATACGCAGCTGCGCGTCCCCGCTCACGGCATCTACGCTCACGAGTCGCAGATGGCCGATCTGCTGTACCGCATGCTCCCTCAAGTCAAACCGGACATCGTCGTCATCACCGGCCATGACGGACTGCTGAAGCACCGGCGCAGCACCGAGCTGTACAGCTTGAGCAGCTACAAAAACTCTCAGCATTTCGTCAACGCCGTCGGCGTCGCCCGCGAGTATGAGAAAAACAAGGATGGCCTCATTGTCGTTGCGGGGGCGTGCCAGTCGCATTATGAGGCACTGCTGCAGTCGGGCTCGAATTTTGCCAGCTCCCCGGGGCGAATCCTGATCCATGCGCTCGACCCGGTCTATATCGCGATCAAAGCGAGCTATACGTCGATCCGCGAGCCGGTTCAGCTCGGCGACGTCATCCAAGGCACGATCAGCGGCATTGACGGCATCGGCGGCATCGAGACGCTTGGCCGCTACCGGATCGGTCTTCCGAAGCCGAAAATGTCTGCGGTCTCAGAGACCCAATCCTTTTCTGCCGCTGGGCCTCAGCCGTCAGGTCCTTCTATGGTCAATCCGGCCGTGCCGCCGCAAGCGGTGCCCGTGCAAGCGCCTTATCCGCCGTATGCGCCGAAGCCAAACAGTTATTATGTGTAA
- the ispE gene encoding 4-(cytidine 5'-diphospho)-2-C-methyl-D-erythritol kinase — protein MKIYEKAPAKINLLLDVLRKRQDGYHEVEMIMTMVDLADRLEMEELGRDAIIISSQAGYIPLDEKNLAFQAARLIKERYDVRKGVYIHLDKKIPVAAGLAGGSSDAAAALRGLNRLWKLNIPTSELCRLGAELGSDVPFCVTGGTALATGRGEVLQHIDNPPQCWVVLAKPPINVSTADVYGRFRADEVRRHPSLSGMMNAIKQGSLHGVCSELGNVLEDVTLSLYPQVMQLKESMQRLGADGVLMSGSGPTVFGLVSKEAKLARIYNGLRGFCKEVYVVRMLT, from the coding sequence GTGAAAATATACGAAAAAGCGCCTGCCAAAATTAATCTATTGCTGGATGTGTTGCGCAAGCGGCAGGATGGATACCACGAAGTCGAAATGATTATGACGATGGTAGATTTGGCCGATCGTCTGGAGATGGAGGAGCTGGGCCGCGACGCCATTATCATTTCCAGTCAGGCCGGCTATATTCCGCTCGATGAGAAAAACCTCGCCTTTCAAGCCGCACGGCTGATCAAGGAGCGTTATGACGTCCGCAAGGGCGTTTATATCCACCTCGACAAGAAAATTCCCGTCGCCGCCGGCCTTGCAGGCGGAAGCAGCGATGCCGCCGCGGCGCTGCGCGGTCTTAACCGGCTCTGGAAGCTGAATATTCCGACCAGTGAGCTGTGCCGTCTCGGCGCCGAGCTTGGCTCCGACGTGCCGTTCTGCGTGACGGGGGGAACGGCGCTGGCAACCGGCAGGGGCGAAGTGCTGCAGCATATCGATAATCCCCCGCAATGCTGGGTCGTGCTGGCCAAGCCTCCGATCAACGTTTCCACCGCGGATGTATACGGGCGCTTCCGGGCCGATGAGGTGCGGCGGCATCCTTCGCTGAGCGGCATGATGAATGCGATTAAACAAGGATCGCTGCACGGGGTATGCAGCGAGCTCGGCAATGTGCTCGAGGATGTGACGCTTTCACTCTACCCGCAGGTGATGCAGCTGAAAGAAAGCATGCAGCGGCTCGGTGCCGACGGCGTGCTGATGTCGGGAAGCGGGCCGACCGTATTCGGGCTTGTATCCAAGGAAGCGAAGCTGGCCCGTATTTACAACGGACTGCGCGGTTTTTGCAAAGAAGTGTATGTGGTAAGAATGCTGACATAA
- a CDS encoding RidA family protein, with protein MKLQPIEAKQAPAAIGPYSHAIKMGGLLFTSGQIPLLPSGELVEGGIEEQTRQVFRNLEAVLQAGGASLSSVVKATVFMKDMNQFAAVNAIYGEYFGDHKPARSAVEVARLPKDVLVEIEVIATTDVE; from the coding sequence ATGAAATTGCAACCCATTGAAGCGAAACAGGCTCCGGCCGCGATCGGACCGTATTCACACGCGATCAAGATGGGCGGTTTGCTGTTCACGTCGGGACAAATTCCGCTGCTGCCTAGCGGAGAGCTGGTAGAGGGCGGCATTGAGGAACAGACGCGTCAAGTGTTCCGCAATTTGGAAGCTGTTCTGCAGGCGGGGGGAGCTTCGCTGTCCAGCGTCGTGAAAGCGACCGTGTTTATGAAAGATATGAACCAGTTCGCAGCGGTCAATGCGATTTACGGCGAATACTTCGGCGATCATAAGCCGGCCCGTTCGGCAGTGGAAGTGGCGCGTCTGCCGAAAGACGTTCTTGTCGAAATCGAAGTCATTGCCACGACCGATGTCGAATAG
- the mfd gene encoding transcription-repair coupling factor, whose translation MKALLEAFAADSDFQSVVTGIRNGMKEQLISGLAGSSRQVMMAAVRGQLERPMLVVTHNMFAAQKIAEDLQECLPEGDVMLYPANELVAAEAAISSPETLAQRMDVLIRLSQGFRGIVVVPFSGVRRYLPVRGVMAEAQIELNVGDTLPMEQFLRRMNGLGYVRADRVENKGEMSVRGGIADFYPLTVPYALRIEWFDDEIDSIRTFDPADQRSIDKLQSYVVPPCQEIVADERRYANAAQHASELLEAQLEKMSDRAAKDRLRSEIGSELEKLRQHIHFSEIYKYIALLYPERQTLLDYMPADTLLVFDEPTRLIETARQLERDEAEWATHQLGSGKTLPGFKVARDSEEILHHRPFPSLFLSLFLRQIPHTQPQNILNFMCRGMQNFHGQMNVLKAEMERWKKAGANVMMLAGNAERMERMRRVLGDYGIEPPQLLEGNLQSGFELPSTHLVVITEGEMFSQKQRKVRRLDKKIDNAERIKSYTELKVGDYVVHQNHGIGKYLGIGTLEIGGIHKDYMHIMYAAGDKLSVPIEQIDMIQKYVGSEEKEPKVYKLGGSEWTRVKNKVRSSVQDIADDLIKLYAERQAAEGYGFGKDTPYQQEFEAMFPYDETRDQLRAIEEIKKDMETARPMDRLLCGDVGYGKTEVAVRAAFKAAIEGKQVAILVPTTILAQQHYETFRERFAEYPFNIQVLSRFRSRKEQNETMKGLKTGAVDVVIGTHRLLSQDVIFKDLGLLIVDEEQRFGVSHKEKLKKLKANVDVLTLTATPIPRTLHMSMLGVRDLSVIETPPENRFPVQTYVVEYSPALVREAIERELARGGQVYYLYNRVQGIYQMAEQITALVPDAKVAVGHGQMSEQELEKTILDFLDGESDVLVSTSIIETGVDIPNVNTLIVHDADKMGLSQLYQLRGRVGRSNRIAYAYFTYQRDKVLTEVAEKRLQSIKEFTELGSGFKIAMRDLAIRGAGNLLGAEQHGFIASVGFDLYSQMLADEIARRKTEMYGADSVPEKTVQTSIDLSLDAYLPSDYIYDSIQKIEIYKKVATIRSLEEAEDLREELVDRFGDLPQAVETLLAVGRLKVYGAECGIESVGGKGDDWSFKLAPGEAARTDTKKVDLLCLEFENRFKRNPTKDAQPELQLRGRGLTAEQKLELTERFLQRYREAVSPRAKAKEGKSPGPAAETDEAAGGAERAQPADRTGRRGREDMENVAP comes from the coding sequence TTGAAAGCGTTACTAGAGGCTTTTGCCGCGGATTCGGATTTTCAGTCGGTCGTTACCGGTATCCGCAACGGAATGAAAGAGCAGTTAATATCGGGTCTTGCGGGCTCTTCCCGCCAAGTGATGATGGCTGCGGTAAGAGGGCAGCTGGAGCGGCCGATGCTTGTGGTCACCCACAATATGTTCGCGGCCCAGAAGATCGCCGAAGACCTGCAGGAATGTTTGCCGGAAGGCGACGTCATGCTTTATCCCGCCAACGAATTGGTGGCAGCCGAAGCGGCGATCTCGAGCCCCGAGACGCTCGCGCAGCGCATGGATGTGCTGATCCGGCTGTCGCAAGGGTTTCGCGGGATTGTTGTCGTGCCGTTCTCCGGCGTCCGCAGGTATTTGCCCGTGCGCGGCGTCATGGCGGAAGCGCAAATCGAGCTAAACGTCGGCGATACGCTGCCGATGGAACAATTTCTGCGGCGGATGAACGGGCTCGGTTATGTGCGGGCGGACCGCGTTGAGAACAAGGGCGAGATGAGCGTCCGCGGCGGGATCGCGGATTTCTATCCGCTAACGGTTCCGTATGCGCTGCGGATCGAGTGGTTCGACGACGAGATCGATTCCATCCGCACGTTCGATCCGGCCGACCAGCGCTCGATCGATAAGCTGCAGTCGTATGTCGTTCCGCCGTGTCAGGAAATCGTCGCCGACGAGCGCCGGTATGCGAATGCGGCACAGCATGCGTCCGAGCTTCTGGAAGCTCAGCTCGAGAAGATGAGCGACCGCGCGGCCAAAGACCGGCTGCGGAGCGAGATCGGGTCGGAGCTGGAGAAGCTGCGGCAGCACATTCATTTTTCAGAAATTTATAAATATATCGCATTGCTGTACCCCGAACGCCAGACGCTGCTCGATTATATGCCGGCGGACACGCTGCTCGTGTTCGACGAGCCGACGCGCCTGATCGAGACGGCGCGCCAGCTCGAGCGGGACGAGGCGGAATGGGCGACGCATCAGCTGGGGAGTGGCAAGACGCTGCCCGGCTTCAAGGTGGCCCGGGACAGCGAGGAGATTTTGCACCACCGCCCGTTTCCTTCTTTGTTCCTCTCCTTGTTTCTGAGGCAAATTCCGCATACGCAGCCGCAAAATATTTTGAACTTCATGTGCCGCGGCATGCAAAATTTCCACGGACAGATGAATGTGTTGAAAGCGGAGATGGAGCGCTGGAAAAAGGCCGGGGCGAATGTGATGATGCTTGCCGGCAACGCCGAGCGGATGGAGCGGATGCGGCGCGTGCTCGGCGATTACGGCATCGAGCCGCCGCAGCTGCTTGAAGGCAACCTGCAAAGCGGGTTCGAGCTGCCGTCGACCCATCTGGTCGTCATTACCGAGGGCGAAATGTTCTCGCAGAAGCAGCGCAAGGTGCGCCGGCTGGACAAAAAAATCGACAACGCCGAGCGGATCAAAAGCTATACCGAGCTGAAGGTGGGCGATTATGTCGTTCACCAGAACCACGGCATCGGCAAATATTTGGGCATTGGCACACTGGAAATCGGCGGCATTCATAAGGATTATATGCACATTATGTACGCGGCCGGAGATAAGCTGTCGGTTCCGATCGAACAGATCGACATGATTCAGAAATATGTCGGCTCGGAAGAGAAAGAACCGAAAGTATACAAGCTGGGCGGCAGCGAATGGACACGCGTCAAAAATAAAGTGCGCAGCTCCGTCCAGGACATTGCCGACGACCTGATCAAGCTATACGCCGAGCGTCAGGCTGCCGAGGGATACGGCTTCGGCAAGGACACGCCGTATCAGCAGGAGTTCGAGGCGATGTTTCCTTACGACGAGACGCGCGACCAGCTGCGGGCGATCGAAGAGATCAAGAAGGACATGGAGACGGCTCGTCCGATGGACCGGCTGCTGTGCGGCGATGTGGGCTATGGCAAGACGGAGGTGGCGGTGCGCGCCGCATTCAAGGCGGCGATCGAGGGCAAGCAGGTCGCGATTCTCGTTCCGACGACGATTCTCGCGCAGCAGCATTACGAGACGTTCCGCGAGCGTTTCGCCGAATATCCGTTCAACATTCAAGTGCTCAGCCGCTTCCGTTCGCGCAAGGAGCAGAACGAGACGATGAAGGGGCTGAAGACGGGCGCCGTCGATGTCGTCATCGGCACGCACCGGCTTTTGTCGCAGGACGTTATTTTCAAGGATTTGGGTCTGCTCATCGTCGACGAAGAGCAGCGCTTCGGCGTATCCCACAAGGAGAAGCTGAAAAAGCTGAAGGCGAACGTGGACGTGCTGACGCTGACGGCGACGCCGATCCCGCGGACGCTCCATATGTCGATGCTCGGCGTGCGCGATTTGTCGGTCATCGAGACTCCGCCGGAAAACCGGTTTCCGGTACAGACCTACGTGGTAGAGTACAGTCCGGCGCTCGTGCGGGAAGCGATCGAGCGCGAGCTGGCGCGCGGAGGGCAGGTGTACTACCTGTACAACCGCGTGCAGGGCATTTACCAGATGGCTGAGCAAATTACGGCGCTCGTTCCGGATGCCAAGGTGGCGGTCGGCCACGGGCAGATGTCCGAGCAGGAGCTGGAAAAAACGATACTCGACTTCCTCGACGGGGAGTCGGACGTGCTCGTGAGCACGAGCATCATCGAGACGGGGGTGGACATCCCCAACGTCAATACGCTGATCGTGCATGACGCCGACAAGATGGGCTTATCCCAGCTGTACCAGCTGCGCGGACGCGTCGGGCGCTCGAACCGGATCGCTTACGCCTATTTTACGTACCAGCGCGATAAAGTGCTGACGGAGGTGGCGGAGAAACGGCTGCAGTCGATCAAGGAGTTTACGGAGCTCGGCTCCGGCTTCAAGATCGCGATGCGCGATCTGGCGATCCGCGGGGCCGGCAATCTGCTCGGGGCGGAGCAGCACGGCTTCATCGCCTCGGTCGGCTTCGATCTGTACTCGCAGATGCTGGCTGATGAAATCGCCCGCCGCAAAACGGAAATGTACGGCGCGGACAGCGTTCCCGAAAAGACGGTCCAGACGAGTATCGATTTGAGCCTGGACGCTTACTTACCGTCGGATTACATCTACGACAGCATTCAGAAAATCGAGATTTACAAAAAGGTGGCGACGATCCGTTCGCTCGAAGAAGCGGAGGATCTGCGCGAGGAGCTCGTCGACCGCTTCGGCGATTTGCCGCAGGCGGTCGAGACGCTGCTTGCGGTCGGGCGTCTGAAAGTATACGGAGCCGAATGCGGCATCGAGTCGGTCGGCGGCAAAGGCGACGACTGGTCGTTCAAGCTTGCGCCCGGCGAAGCGGCGCGCACCGACACGAAGAAGGTCGATCTGCTCTGTCTCGAGTTCGAAAACCGCTTCAAACGAAATCCGACAAAAGATGCGCAGCCGGAGCTTCAGCTTCGCGGCAGAGGGCTTACGGCCGAGCAGAAGCTGGAGCTGACCGAGCGTTTCCTGCAGCGGTACCGGGAAGCGGTCTCCCCCCGCGCCAAAGCGAAGGAGGGGAAATCACCCGGGCCCGCTGCGGAAACGGATGAAGCCGCGGGCGGGGCGGAGCGTGCGCAGCCTGCGGACCGGACGGGAAGACGAGGCCGCGAAGATATGGAAAATGTGGCACCATAG
- the veg gene encoding biofilm formation stimulator Veg has translation MAKNALLEIKRSLEAHVGAKIRLRANGGRRKTIERTGVLEEIYPSVFIVKLDQEQHAFKRVSYSYADILTESVEVTVCNDDGQVRINYIQ, from the coding sequence ATGGCAAAAAATGCGCTGTTGGAAATCAAACGCAGTTTGGAAGCCCACGTAGGTGCCAAAATTCGTCTTCGAGCAAACGGTGGCCGTCGTAAGACCATCGAACGTACCGGCGTTCTGGAAGAAATCTACCCATCTGTTTTCATCGTCAAGCTGGATCAGGAGCAGCATGCGTTCAAGCGCGTCTCATACAGCTACGCGGACATTTTGACCGAATCGGTTGAAGTCACGGTATGCAACGACGACGGTCAGGTACGCATTAACTATATCCAGTAA